ACGACGTTTGGCAACTGAAGCGCTCGGATTTGGCGAGCAAGGTCGCGGGGATAAACGGATGTTGTGCTGTGTTGTACAATTAAACGATAAACGACCATATTTTACACTGCACTGTCAAGTCGTTTCTTTAGTAAGTACACTAAACGGAGTAGTCACAATTTTTTCAATCATGCAGTAATTACGTAACTCACAAATGCAAATCTGCTTATAGGGTGCTTCTCCCGGGCACCACATACTTTTGGATGTACCCGTCTTCTCTTGTTTTGTTTGGAAATTTGAGATAAAAAAAATGCTAGGTCTTCtaatcatttttaaaaaatattaaaattttgtattattttacaACATTCAAACTACTTCTCAAATAATTTTTCTCATTCACCTCTATTTctgtcttctctctctctcagcccattcctctcaactctctctagaaaaaaaattcatgggtaaggtaaaatataagagaactcaataAAATAGCAAGTATTCCTTACTAGAACACTAAAATAttgcatttcgaatagatctgggcatgattttttggtttttttttgcgatttttttcaaatctaaaactttgaaatctatagaaaattaacgtggttcgatggtgctcaatgCTAGCTCGATGAAACCTTCAAAAaaagattttcatgaaaattttGATATTGCTCGATGGTTATTCGATAGaggttcgatggtgttcgatgcgattcttacaagatacgtaatttttcactcgagtgtccgtttggggtgattttttttttattttgggtattttttcaagatctacacgtttgagatgtgtatatacacatttgggaaatgtaaatcttgaaaaaaattacaaatgtaaaacatacctcatgttcaagatatgtttttgtatgttttcaagttctaaactttgaaaatgtatATGTGAACATCGAAAacatgtagatctcaaaaaatacaacaacaaaaaaaaatcacccaaatggacacccgagtgaaaaattatgtctcttacaagaattgcaccgaaccaccatcgagcaaccatcgagcaacgtcgattttttcatgaaaatcttgattttgaaagccccatcgagctggtattaagcaccatcgagcaaagtcaattttctacatatttcagagtttcagatctgaaaaataactcaaaaatcatgcccaactcgatggttgctcgatggtgttcgatgctacctcaatggggccttcaaaatcaagattttcatgaaaaaaaatcgacgttgctcgatggttgctcgatggtggttcgatgcaattcttgtaagagacataatttttcactcgggtatccgttttgggtgattttttttatttcgatgaagacaatgacgaactgatccaaaaattccttgaatattctgttcattaagtccatgaaggctgctggggaattggtcaaaccaaatgacatgaccagaaactcatagtgcccatacctcggaaggtcgtctttggtaaatcctcgtccttgatcctcagctggtgataaccagttcaaagatcaatcttcgagaatactgtctttccctacagctgatcgaacaagtcgtcaatctttggtagaggatacttattcttgatagtctacttgttcaactctctattgtaacgacccaaattcactaattaggcttagggccttgattagtgtgcctggagggcgtgatgggaattatgtgtgattttattgattaagatgcatgactatgatttaaagcatgttatatgactatgtgtattatgttatgtgataattatgttatgtgatttgtaccacgtgggtgtggtgatatcaatgtgatgcacgtgccgagacggtcctaggaagctagataatggtaactggtgatttggtaacttgtgtaactgttagtaaccatagagggtaacaggttttgttggagaagtggtagaattgtaatgtaagtaaaaggacaggtgtgcccttgaggtttagctagaaagggatattagtggagggataaggtggtcttttggcagtgaatagatgagcttcagctgagaggaaaagttagtcacgtataacactttggaaaattgatttatgctgaaattggaggaaaatctagaagaaaagagaagaagagggaagCTGAAGTTGAGAGACCTAAGAAGAGAGTTTTGATGGTTCAAGGCAATCAAGTTGAGCATAAGTCAAGATTACTCATAGGTAAGGATTTGTCTATGATTTGTTtgagtttcaagtctggtttttagaggataagcatgaattgaaacaagatagtggctggttttgcatgaattcagagttgggataatcaacagagaaggtgatttgaagctagagttgaggagaattcaagctgggttcttgactgaggtaagggtgtatcatgtttaattttcgtaactgttatggtttaagaatctaaaggtctggtttgcacttttctcaagctttggttcaagggtttgaatctgaaatttaagtatgaattatgtgagtggttgtgtaattgagttagATTATAAtgttttataggttgttgaatggtctatttggggttttgaattggttttggggcttaggtatgaatttggaatgatttggagtgatttgggttcggggaaaacccagaaatttgggttcgcgaaggagcgccacggccctgttcttgggtgccgtggcgcgaggctgtttctgggcagagcaagttctctgacttgttgggcgccgcggccctatagggcagcgccgcggtgctaggccaaactcagagcatgggattttgcaattttgagcctttgctccgggggttcgggggatgtcttcggtgcattgttttagggatttgggggattccgtgagtgtgggattggttccgggaagtagttttggattggttagtgacaaaggatgtttcatttgtgttgtgactaggtctttggagaggctcggggtagaggaccgcgctcgcggctttgaggcatcggaaactagtgaattgaaaggtaagaaaactgcacctggttgtatgattgtgatgggactaagtgctcccgagagttgtatcgtgtcaatgttggtattacgccatgggacatgtaaaagcggtctaagagtgtcgtacatgattttagcgcacagggcgcattggccactggtagccaaggacaacgggataacggagggagcagcctgagggcgctagccctagttatcatttgtgaactgtgtatgctatgaattgatatgcctagtatgtggaatacttgattatactgattgatgatatggctgagtttatgtgatgcaatgtgagatgttgacttgtctgctaaatgtttatgctctgttgttgttgtgttttcttgctgggccttggctcacgggtgctatgtcgtgtaggtaaaggcaagggcaagctggaccaagcttGAGGTGGaaagctccgaggtggaatgtacatagccggcggttcgaccgccacggtcgaggagtggaccaggacagggatcacctaactgcttgttttgccttagtatggccggttgttgtgcataaaccttgtgtcttttgcaaacagtctttaaacttaatatttttgggatcccatgtaacagatgatgctttttaatgaaaatgtggcttttgagaccaaaacgcttttaaccctagttcctttatagtttcaataacacgattttatttaaatgacttgattagcaagtctgacactttataaacacacagtgtaacggtcttggctatccagggcgttacatctatagtctatacacatcctcatagtcccgtccttcttcctcacaaacaaaactggagcaccccatggcgagtagctaggcctgataaaccctaaatccagaagttcctgctcCTGTAtgttcaattccttcagttctgccggtgccattctatatggtgccctcgacactgactctgtccctggtgccaactcaatgacaaattgAATCTCTCTGTGCGGCAGCAACCTTGGTAATTCCTCatggaatacatccaagaattcacaaaccaatctagtctccccgGGCCCCGTtggcaaaaccctagtggtatccaccacactagccagaaagcccatACATCCATCCTGTAATAAGTCCCTGGCTCTCAACACAGATATCATGGGTATACGGGGTCCACATACAGCTCCcatgaaaacaaagggatcctcgccctctggctcaaaggtcaccatcttcttcctacaatcaatagtagctccatatctagccaaccaatccatccccaaaatcatgtcaaaatcctccatactcaattcaatcaggtctactaacaactccctaccatcaaccatcgctggcagtgctctaatccacctcttagaaaccaccagttcccctgtaggcaacatagtcccaaaccccgcagtacaatactcactaggtctccacaatctatcaatcaccttactagacacgaatgaatgtgtagcaccaaaatcaatcaatacagtaaaaggaaagccagcgctagaaagttgacatgtcaccactgagggactagcttCGGCCTCTgcttgcgtcagggtgaacactcgagctggagtcaagctgcccaccttccctgcttcccctttcttcactgttgggcagtccttcttgaggtgtcccaccacctaACACACATAACAGGCTTTAGCCCGACATTCActcggatggcgtcttctgcacctcgcgCACtcaggataactcctccatgtatcaccgcctccctgacagccaccctgaataccccgacccctcctatcaggaccaccAGCGGTCgtagtgtcaggggtcttcctctttagatcactggggcctctgcccctaccaaaccCAGAATagggaggcaccactctgcgaccctctTGCCTTGCAACActttccctccagatcttgttctccgcttcctcagcggtaagagccttctcaacagcctgggcataagttgtccccccaggtactgttgtaattctcacatctcgggctatcatagcattaagccctctgataaacgTGTTCTGCCTAGTTgtatctgtaggcacaagatctggtgcgaactttgcaagtctgtcgaacttcagggcatactctgtaactgtcatattgccctaaaccaatcccacaaattcattaaccttcgctaccctgatggcaacattgtaatacttttgaCTGAACAAATCCTTAAATCCATCCCAACCAagagtagtaacatccctggtctgtgatgccacttcccacaaaatgcgggcatcctctctcaacatatatgcagcacaggccaccctgtcatgaccctctaccctcatgaagtctagaATACcaataatcatactcatccactgttcggcctttagtggatctggtccccctTCAAAAGTTTgaggatgttgtttcctaaaccggtcatacaacggttcccacctattcccaacctccacttgttgtacaactggtgccactgcaggtggcacaatggatgcagccactactacaaaattgacatgggacgatggttttaaaccgtcgtatggactctcatacgtcggttctaataccgtcgtcccatgcaatgtcatgccatgtaaagcATAAAACGACAGTTGAAATAAAAGTGTCATCTCCTGTCATACATGAGATGATGGGTCCTATACAAACGTTGTCTCTTGTGGTACATGAGACGACAATTTCTGTGCAAGCATCATCTACTGTAATAAATGAGACGACAGTTCCTACTAAAGCGTCATCTTCCTCTagtacatgagatgacaatttatgtgcaagcatcgTCCCCTGCAATACATAAGATGACAAGTTCATGGAGACCGACGTCCCATATAAAATATGggaattttttcatttctctattttcaaccactatattcattcataatttcctgtgtaattacaacatagttCAGACATAATCAATAGGCAGACAAAATCAATAGAACCTTTTATCATAATAATCcattaatcataaaaaaattaacTACATTTGGCAGAACCTTttcaaacacatataatacaaattTCCAAATCGGGGTTGAAGATTAGTAATAGCATTTGTTTGTTAGCCACTTATCTTACAGTACAAGTAGGCCACATGCTTCTGAACATCCACTTAATGAAATAAACCAGTTATATTTATGTACATGAACTGTTGTCCATGATATGAAACATTTCAGACTAAAATTACATACACAAACCAGGGAAAAAGGAATAGAAGGATACAGAAGTACTGAGTCAGAAGATTCTTCTGTACATGCAAATCTAGCTTTTTCTTTACGCTTCCAAGATCAAAATTCTTGAGTTTGAAAGTTGTGTTGGCACTAGCAGTCCCCTGTTGGTGAAAGAAAACATAAATGCCACCAGTAAAGATAGAGGACTTTAAGAAGAAAGTGAAAAAGTCAGCCAAACTGTTATGGCATATAAACATAGGAATTAGGAAACTAAAATGACTTATTATTAGTAAAATCTCTTTCTGTTACTAGGCTATTTAACATAGGAGAAATTGATATGGTTGCAGTTGCCAGTTAAATGATTAAGAACAAGAAAACGTGTAAATCAATAAGAAATAACATTCAATTGTGGAGGACGCACTTCTAGATAATGGTAAACTTGAAACTCTTCAACCCCCAAGAAGTAATAAAAGTAAATGCAGAACAATTACCTGAAATGGCATTTTGGTGAATGGATCAAGATCACCTTCAGCTATACCTTTAGCTATATCTTGAGGTATCATTGTAAACATAGTTAAGGGATCTCAAGTATTTCACAATTATTAAATAGAAGCAGAAattttaacttgagaaaaagtaTATTTAAAAAGGATATGGCCCTAAGAAATCCCTATCATCCTCAATATTCCCAGAAATGTCAGACAAATGAACAATTTTTTCAGTAATTGTATCGTAAACACGTTGATGCTGAAAGGTCAGTAGTGCTTTCTTGAATGATTCTTCATAAAGAGGTGGAACCGAAGAAATGCTGTATCTTAGGTGCTTTATCACCTGAAATGGACCAATCATTAGCTAGCTATAACATTTATTCAAAGGAGTTAAAGAAAAAGTAATTAAGCACGTGCAAAGGGCAAAAGAACAATATTCTCAGCCTATTTAGTTTTAAGGGATACAAATGTCAAGGTCGTGAATGATAAGACTTCACCTGGTCGTAAGTTGTAGATCGTTTTATAAGTGCATGAGCCCTTTTCAGTCCCATTCCTGGTAATGACTGCAGATAGTCACAGCCACTCAAAATGCACATTTCAAGAATCATTTGCTTTGTAAATCCAGCAAAACTCAAATCCTTGTTCTGTTGTAGCATGGAATGCTGAAACTGAACAGCTTGCCCAAATTTGTCCATTTTAAAAATGAACTGGATATAAATGTAAGAAAATTTCCTTCACTTCATTTGACTTGTAGGAAGAAAGGCAGTGCTGCCAATACACAATGCCATTGTTTCAGCACGAAACTGAAGCAGTATGTATTGTCTCAAAACTATATGATAAGAAAAATAATAGTTCACCTTTTAggcattattttctttttatctatatatatttcatttttttcCCTTGCCTTGAATATAGTACAGCTAAGGAAAGCATTCTCTGAATTATTCATCAAGTGGAAAGTACACAAGTTCAAAGAAATTTGATTATATAGGTACGAAAACACTGGTGCATAACATAAAAAACAGAACAAAAGTCACTCACCCAATGCATTCCTAATGACAAAGCAACTGCTTTTGCTCTGATTCTTGAAGCAAATATCTCTGGTAGAAGAAGAGCAGGCACAGGACCAGCACCAAGTGAAAACGACAAGACATAGCTGTTAATGAAACAAAAGGCCAAGTTCAGGAATTCACGGTGATAAAATGGTCACTATGTGAAGGGACTCACTGAGTCAGAGTACTACtacattatatttatttttgaaggaaaaaaagCTTTTCAAAGGCTGCCATGAAAAGTAAAAACTTACAGAACAGTCCCAAGAACAGCAAAGGGGCCAGAATATGGTGCCAGAACCTTCCAAGTAAAGGACAGAGAAAGCAGCATCATAGAGGCAGCCTAAACAAGTCAGCAAGAGCGTTATCAGTTTTAATAATACCATAAACTGAGAAAGTTTCACATTGAAAGACTCGAAAACAGAACATCCCACACGCTACTTGAAAGGTTTCAGAGATATCACACTtttgtcaaaatatattttatgtaATTGGGAACACAGCAACAGGTGAAAGTAGTACCATCAATATATGTCTAATTCAAGCACTGCCTTATTGGACAGGTACAAACTTTGCTCTTGATTACTACATAAATTCATTAGTAGTTGATTGGTAGTAAAATAGAATTTTCTTCTCTTTATAATCTATGTAGATTCAGTGTCCAAGTTCACAAGCTACATGATTAGACTCTTGTCAGTGCACTAGTCTAATATTGGATCAAGAGAGCAAGACTAAGCAATCCCAAGTACAGATTGGATTAGTTCTAGAAGCTTCCTCTCCCTAAACAAGAAAATTGTCTACTTTCTGTTTGAGTCTCCTTGCAATCTTAGTTCTTAAATACAGATTCATCCCTAATGTAACTAACCTAGCAACAACTTAAAAAAATCCTACAATTAAATTCTTAACAGAAAAACAGAGCTTTAACAACCCTTTAACATATACAAAGCTTATCACTATATTCTTGAATATAGTGGAATacaaaaaaacataatttttttacatCAGTTGATGAAAGTATAAATACGTATATCTATATACAAATAAATGTTCATGGGGAAAAAACACAGTACCATTCCACCAAAGCTTGTGATTAGAAGACTCTTTCTTCCTTGTCTATCCATCAAGGATGATGCAACAGCTGTGCCTGAAAGAGAATCAGTTGGAAGTCTTTATGGCATGATGCAAAGTGAAACCAAAATTTAGAAAACCAAGTACAAAAGACACAGAAACTAACCAAAGACATTTGCGGCTCCAACAAGAGCACTTGCTGCAACATCAGAGGCAATCCCCGCACTACGGAATACAGAAGTTGAATAGTATACAACAGCATTGATCCCAGCCAACTGTTGAAACAAGAAAAGTGCTACACCAATGCTAACAACTGCAACAAGAAATAGTTGTcatagaaaaagaaagaaaggaaaaagattAACAACATTAATTCTCAGCCTAGTCTAGTTTACCCCAAGGTGGCCTGGTTCTTGCGTCGGTGGGGGGGTCGCCTGGTTCTTGCGTCGGCAGGGGGGGGGGGGTCGCCTGGTTCTTGCCGAGGCTGAGTGTGAAAGAGAGCAGCTCGATGTTATGGAGAGAGACGAGATCTGAGTTCTTGCAGAGGATGAGTTCTTGCAGAGGCTGAGTGAGAGAACGAATCGAGAGGGCTGAGTGTGAGAGAGAATAGATCGAGTGGGTGAGCTGGTGAGCGTGAGAGAAAAATGATTGAGGCTATTTTGAGTGAGTTTCAGAGAAGCCAACTGGTAGAATTAAAAGATTAGGGATTTTTCTTGATTTGTTAAATTTCATTTGGGGCTATTTTTGACGATTGAGGGTTTGAGTGAGTCTcttattgttttgttttattaatttcgTGTATATgactcattatttaaaaaaaaaattatatcacatattaaacatgcaaacattttttttttttttaggaataATCTTTTTTTTACAAGTGGattaaaattttttttatataatttttttttagtttaaaaaaaataagaaacatATGCATGAGTAATATATCTTAATATTAGACATATgcatgattttattttatttaagttttaagtattgttaatataatataattaattaaaagtataatattatatataaaaatttaacaacTAATTAAAGTATTAATAGATATGtctagacaatatattttttataaatattaaaatatatatgtgatccaataatattaaatatattaatacccTTTTAAAAAAaggcttattaggattttttttcGGACTATTACAACTACCAAATCGTGCCTCCTGAATTTTTTGgcctgttaaaaattccccctgaactattcatgttattgaaatgagggacttccgtccaattttgCTAACAGAATAGTGATATGGCGACACTGGAGTGCTGATGTAGATTGCTActtgtataatttaaaaaatagatagaCTTTTACCCCCCAAACTATTATAGTTACCAAATTATGCCCATcgaattctaaaatttaaaattaaaaggatattttgaatatttgatttaaattttaagtattattaatataatataattaattaaaagtataatattatatataaaaatctaacaactaaTTAAAGTATTAATAGATATGTCTAgacaatatttttttataaatattaaaatatatatgtgatccaataatattaaatatattaatacccTTTTAAAAAAaggcttattaggatttttttCCGGACTATTACGACTACCAAATCGTGCCTCCTGAATTTTTTAgcctgttaaaaattccccctaaACTATTCATGTTATTGAAATGagggacttccgtccaattttgCTAACAGAATAGTGATATGGCGACACTGGAGTGCTGATGTAGATTGCTACTTGTGGacgcccaaattccaccaaggcaaAATATGAAGGTTAGGTGAGGTCCTCGGGCCACCACCGTCTCAGGAAGTCATCACGCTGTCACGCCACGAATCTAGACCCATGCCGTATGGGATCATTGCCATATAGCCCCCATTTGCGAGACATAGACGCGAAGCCGCCCTGACCTCGTTCAGACGTCCAGCACGACGCCAtgggcctcgctcggccaccgtgCGCGACGCCCcccggcctcgctcggccaccgcgcGCGACGCCCcccggcctcgctcggccaccgcgcgcgacgccccctggcctcgctcggccaccgcgcgcgacgccccctggcctcgctcggccaccgcgcGCGATGCCCcccggcctcgctcggccaccatGCGCGACGCCCCTTGTCATGGCCTAACTGGGAAGCCCGTGCCACCATCTCGCACCAGCCGCCTCGCGTCCAAGGGCCTTgccataggccgaagtggcctcgcctcataggccgaagtggcctcgcctcCTAGGGGCCGAGTGGCCTCGCCTCTTAGGCCGAAGTGACAAAGTGGCCTCGCCTCCTAGGCCGGAGTGGCCTCGCCTCCTAGGCCGAGTGGCCTCGCCTCATAGGCCGAGTGGCCTCGCCTCATAGGCCCGAGTGGCCTCGCCGTGGTAGCCCCGTCATCGGGCCTCggcgcccatggcctcatgggggccACATCCACAACACACTCGACCTCGTGGACAGCCAAAGAGCCgcgccttccaagggggcctcgcgaaggaacgTGAGCCACGCCGCCTGGTGGCCACGTGAGCGGAGCCatacaccaagggtcccattccttacctCTTGAGACCCTTATGCTTAGAGACTCCAGTACGAGTCAattgggacatacttgtacgatctaatGCTGAGTACGAACGCCcgtaccagtgggactgctgggataagagtcatggtccgtacgtctacggccaaaggtcagagccgacaccactacctcctgggccactatgcctgccaccactcatcagacatgggtacagacaagtagtggaggcattctcctgacacctgctcctgtactagatctacgaccacaacctctgaagccactcccctgacacagtacttatgtaccccttggtctcctgcaccactatgtacctaaggccattagagcctactataaaatgaactctaacaccacctgaaagggggttggaaattttactgtagcaaaggcttgagtgtgaatgaaagactgaattctccattattgttctatcattgttcttgagtgattgtttaagtttctacagcttttccattagagatcttgatttgataattttccaactcaacttagttgacgagttctcaccatcaacactacttgtataatttaaaaaatagataggCTTTTACCCCCCAAACTATTACAGTTACCAAATTATGCCCATcgaattctaaaatttaaaattaaaacaatattttgaatatttaaaagaaaatattaaaaacattaaactaaaaaatcattttttaaaaattaaatcatacaaaataaaaactaagcGATATAGGCGACACCAAAGTTGAATGTCGCAAGGGACCCGCATGAGCCCAGTCTGTCGACGATGTCACTACCCTCATTCTGACGCATGCCCAACACCCAAGCCAATTTTTTgtcaccattaattttttttattatttttaatgattttttcattttttttaatattcaaaagattatttaattgtaaatttttaaaaatc
The genomic region above belongs to Humulus lupulus chromosome 1, drHumLupu1.1, whole genome shotgun sequence and contains:
- the LOC133826415 gene encoding plastidic glucose transporter 4-like; amino-acid sequence: MHLQVAGDRGADGSGGGGVVVWSSTIVSIGVALFLFQQLAGINAVVYYSTSVFRSAGIASDVAASALVGAANVFGTAVASSLMDRQGRKSLLITSFGGMAASMMLLSLSFTWKVLAPYSGPFAVLGTVLYVLSFSLGAGPVPALLLPEIFASRIRAKAVALSLGMHWNKDLSFAGFTKQMILEMCILSGCDYLQSLPGMGLKRAHALIKRSTTYDQVIKHLRYSISSVPPLYEESFKKALLTFQHQRVYDTITEKIVHLSDISGNIEDDRDFLGPYPF